AATACAGTCTGGTGGATGCACGCAGGCAACCACAGTCAAAAACCACTCCAATCTCAAATCACACATCACGCACCGTCCAGGTCTGCGTGGGGAGGCACAAACCTGTCCCTCTCTTACTGAAAAATCCACAATATAATAAACGGAGAGAGCCACCATAAGCTCACACCTAAGGCCAATGGCAATCCAAGCAGGCACACAAGCAAACCAAACGAATGATCCAGCAGCAGCAACGTCCATCGCTTTCAGGTAGCGACGGAGGAAACACCACAGTGCAGAGTTCACCTAGGCGACATACGTGAGAGACACGGAGAAACAAGATGGTCAGTAAACGAATGCAATCAGGATTCAGGAGCAGTGACAGATGGACTCGCAAGTCATTTGCATGGATAATCAGTACCTGAGGACGGAGACTCTGTGCAACTTCTCCTTGTAGTAGCGCGAGTGGATGGGCGCCTCAAAGTGGTCGGGGCGGTGACCGGCgtcccactccagagcgtcgcacaCGTCCTTCTCAATCTCGACGGCTGGCTTCTTCTTGCCACGGCCACGGGCACCTACGGATGGCAGCCGGCGCAGGCTCCAGCATCCCCTGATTTTGAGGCTCGCGAGCATTGGGGCCACCATTTTGACCTCACATATGTTGTGCAGCTTTGGCAGGTCGTGCAGGTGGATGGTTGTCAGCTTCGGGAATAGTACGCCGCGGGTAGTTATTTCTTCGGGGTACTTTTCGTCCATTGTGAAGATGTGGCTGAGGTCGCCGCAGTGGATGATGTGGAGGGTCTCCAAGCTGGGGAAGGAGGACACCCACACTGGGAGCAGAAACTGGAGGCTGGGGCATGAACGCAGCTGAAGGCGTTGTAAATTTCCAAACGAACTGATAACGCTATATTGATTAAAGCGTGGAATTTTACTCAAAATGGAGCGGGCCATCAGGAGGTCTGACACCCACAAGTTCTCCAATGCAGTAAATGCCAATAAATTCTTAGGGAAGACAGTATCCACTTTTGGGCACCTCTCCACGCAACACCACCTAAGCTTGCCCCACCAACGGCCTCGTGGCACAATAGCACGTACCGAGACATCATGCACTTGCAGGGATTCCACATAATTTGCCATCAGCGAGTCAAGTTCCTTTTCAACATAGAAGCTCCCTTCAGCAATCTCTACATGCCGATCAGACTTTGTACTAGGAGGTTGTGGAAAGGCCTGCATTGGGGCAGCACCAACCATCCCAAGGACATCAGTATACTGGTCTGTTGGAATAAGATGTAGACTCTCTTGATCACTGGTGCCAATCATATCCTTGCTAGTTGCTTCAAATTGAATAACCCCATCATACACAGGTGAGGAGGTGAAGTGGATATTAAAATGAACATTTTCTATATAATTAGAAATCAGATTCCGCAAGGAGTGAGTAAACCTCGCATCCACAACAACAGCATGGATCTGCAGCCCAGAAGGTTTGTTTTTGCTGATAGATGGCCGAGGACACACAATTCCATCTCGCGTGTCTACACACATCAACTCCAGGTCAGAAACACTCTCGCCCAAAAAGGTAATTGCACGAAGGTGCTTGCATCCTATTAGAAACAGTCTCTTGAGCCTTGGGACTTGCACCACCATAGTCTTGAAGTCAAGTATCTTGATTGCTGTTCCAGAGAGGTCCAATTCGACAAGGTTGGGTAGCCAGCACAAGAACAAATTCTCCAATTGTGTGCAGCCTGCTAAGGAGATATTGGATATTCTGACATCATTCTTATCTGTTGTGCTGGATGGACGAAATTGTTTTGGAGGTAGCTCAACAGTCTGTGTCCATTGAGAAGTTGGCCCATATCAATTAAAGCTAAAGGATTCAAGGGAGGGAGGAAGCCCACCAACGCTTTCCAGCCCATCACAACCATCAAGTATAAGCAACCGGAGGCTACATGCCTTAGATAGGCTTGTTGGAAGAATTTTCATGTCACAATTGCCAGACAAATCCAGTATTT
This window of the Triticum aestivum cultivar Chinese Spring unplaced genomic scaffold, IWGSC CS RefSeq v2.1 scaffold250602, whole genome shotgun sequence genome carries:
- the LOC123176422 gene encoding uncharacterized protein → MVVQVPRLKRLFLIGCKHLRAITFLGESVSDLELMCVDTRDGIVCPRPSISKNKPSGLQIHAVVVDARFTHSLRNLISNYIENVHFNIHFTSSPVYDGVIQFEATSKDMIGTSDQESLHLIPTDQYTDVLGMVGAAPMQAFPQPPSTKSDRHVEIAEGSFYVEKELDSLMANYVESLQVHDVSVRAIVPRGRWWGKLRWCCVERCPKVDTVFPKNLLAFTALENLWVSDLLMARSILSKIPRFNQYSVISSFGNLQRLQLRSCPSLQFLLPVWVSSFPSLETLHIIHCGDLSHIFTMDEKYPEEITTRGVLFPKLTTIHLHDLPKLHNICEVKMVAPMLASLKIRGCWSLRRLPSVGARGRGKKKPAVEIEKDVCDALEWDAGHRPDHFEAPIHSRYYKEKLHRVSVLRY